CCcacacaccccctccccccctccctccccccccgcCACCAGCAACCTGGAGTTTTAGATATGCAACTTTTTCTCACAGGCTGACACATTTAAACGTGTTTCTCTAACGGAGCTTTTACTCGACAAACGTGTGAAGAAGAGGTGTAGCACTAAAAAGACGAGATGAGAAACTAAAGATGTGTGAAGATCAGAAGTACGCAAagttcatgcaaatgttcaaaaacatttaaattcttcaggagttacatttttttttcattaaagcaaaaaagaaaacagtaaatctgctgcattgttgttctcGTGACCACCTGAGTCAAACACAAAGCAAGCGATTTAAAAAGACGTTAGCACGTCGAACAAAGCTTTGATTTAAACTTTACAAATCTGCATTGAGTCAAAGCTGCGTCAGATTTAAAGCAAATGGTGAACAGGTTATTTGATAAGAAAAATCAAGCGCTGCTTCATTTTGCAAAAAGCCGTCTCACATGAAAGCTTCCATAGTTTCTCTCTAACCTGATACTAAAGGAACTGATGTCTGGGTCTGCCGATATCACCGCGTCAATAAAACTCTGTGACATGTTTTCTGACgtgtttgaaaagaaaacaagaacaaaaacatgatgacGATCACAACgacattaaaacacagcaagGTGGAGTCCTCGACGACATCACAGTCGACGgtttgtaaatttaaaaaaacatgattgaGCTTAGTTATAAGTTAGAGTTTTCAAATCAGTGATACATTATAGTGTTTGTTCAACAGAGAAATGTGAATTCAGTTCaaataatctgaaaaaaagagaaagaaagcagcTTAAAAAAACCTTTGCAGATACAGATCGGAACACAGAAACTAGTGTTGTAGTGCTCGAAATCGAACGGTCTCCAGATCACTTCTTGAAGGTCTCGTTTCGGTCTCGGACTGGGCGGACTCCTGATGTTAAATttaagaccaccactgatcggctatttttcCATGCCCTTTACTGTGATtggaaggaaaacgcctctttttaaaagaaaaaataacttcaatttatatatagtttgatttttatcccccggtttcAGCCGCTACCTttccggtgttacggtctaatggagtgacacgccccctgcacacaagatgaggatttatCAGTGATATTTTAGGGTCTTGGTCTCGTCCTGTCTTGGTCTGGGTCTTGGTCTCACGCTTGGTCTTGGCCTTGActtggtctcaatccctaaatgtcttggcctTGACTACGACGCTATCAAAAATCTACTTCCATTCCAAATCaaaacctctttttttaaaacttcagtTTTGGCCACACACAGAAAAGTTGACCTCTTTCATCCGAGGGTCGTTTTAGAAATGAAATCACAAACCTCTGACATCCATCTTTAGCTACATGTGAACTGTGGGAGTGTTTCTCTGATGTAACACTCTTAACACTCACTGGAGGTTATACTTCCATGAAAGAAATATACTAATCTTTTAAAATAGTTCTTTAAAAGGATGACAGAGTTTAGAGCATGAAGGATGACAAAGATTAAACTTTTTTAATCCAAATCTGATTGTAATTAAATGCCAAATACcccaaaatgtgtaaatgtttggTTCAGGTTTATGCTCCCTGAGGGCGCAGAGAGAACGCCACAGACACACGTTCCTCTCTCGTGTATTTAGTTACATTCTCTCATGAAAAGGCTTCAAGGTTTCTTTTAAACGTATTCGCCTCCAGGAAATATTTGTAAAACTAAAACTCCAGCTCAGtccccccttctctccctcAGCAGGTGGTCCTCCATGATGCTCTGATCCTGGCTCGCTTTTTGTAACGGGGAGGGGAGGTGcaggggtttgtgtgtgtgtgggtgtgtgtgtgtgtgtgtgtgtgtgtgtgtgtgtgtgtgtgtgtgtgtgtgtgtgtgtgtgtgtgtgtgtgtgtgtgaagaaggCAGCCAGCccatctctcttctctttcctcctctgtctctgtaaatgtatgtatgtgtctccAGAAAACAATCGGATTAGCGGCATCCTGACGTCGCAGACGGAGCCCTATGACCTGTCTTTCTCACGCTCCTTCCAGAGCCTGTCTCACCTACCGCCTTCGTACGAGGCGGCCGTCAAAGCCGACCTCAGCCGCTTCTCGTCCCTGAAGAAACTCAGTAGGTCCAAGTTCACTGGTCTAATGCAAGAGGAGGCTCTCTGCCCTGAAGCCCTGCATGAACAAACACTGCATCACGTGTCCTGAATCCTGACGGGGACTCGCAGAGCTCCAACGGGTTGTTAGCATCGTCATATGAATAATGGACGTAGCCACTGTGATGTACCCCATTAGTTGGATGATTGCAATATTGTaactttgagtttttttatttttgatgtcCTCATCTTGGTTTTCTGGAGCCAGACGTGACCATATTTCGAGAGGAGGAAGGTTAGAAAATACTAAGTTATCAGAGCTGCCCACGCCTGAAGCTAACTCATTAGCCAGATGATACGTTAGCTAACCACAGTGTGTCCCAAAGACAGAGACTCTATTTGTGGTGCTAGCTGAGTGAAGCTTTTAGTTTTATGATTAGGAGCTAAAGGAGACGTGAGACATAGCGGACTCACTGATTTCTGGTGGAGGTTAAAATGGCACAAACTATGAAACTTTAAACGTGGTTTTCTTAGAATAGTTTATTCTTCTGCGTCGAATGTACGCTATAGCTACGCCATAGTGGCCTGGCCCACGCTAATGCTATCACTACATACTCGTGCTTGGCTCTGCAATTCTCCGCCTACAAACGCTAGTTGGTCCCATTTCTCTGCTAGTTAAATCCCCAGTGTTTTTCTGTCACATTCCCTTCCtgtttgtgtacaggaaaccatggcgaCTGAAACTGGGCATTTGATAATAGAGCTGGAGCTGATAAATATCGAGCAGCAGTTGATAAAACTTGCTGCTAGCGTCTTTTCTTCTAGTAAATGCAGGAAATACGATGCCCAGCagtccaatcacagggcttggCGTTTCCTCTTGGTTACATTTTTGAGGAGGTGCACATCAGACTAAACGCACAGGCTTCTCCGTAGAGTCAGGGCTACGCAAACCTACAGCGTAGATTAAACGCAGAAGTATTAATCAGGCTtaatcaggatcaggatcaggattaATCAGGTTAAATGGCAACAACGATTCTGACTCCGATTCATGGACCATGAACGAGACACAAATAGCCAGCTGGTGctgacatgtaaaataaaatgttctccaTGGCatctccatgtttttatttggctGGGTGTAAAACCTCTCAGACATATGGACGGTGTGTTAGTACAATAAAGCTCACAGTAAGAGAGATTATTAGTCTGATAGTTAcatgaacaaatctccaaaaggctaTAGTGGAGTGATGACTTCataaaagagagtgaagtcaaactccccctgggtttgttgttctcagctctgtgttaaCACTGACAAGACGGCGCTTGacggaactgcagctgtaaagttggacattttaacatggggctctatgaggactgactcactgcaggagacagactctagtggacactggagaaactgcagtttttggccaATTTTAATGTTCGCTTCCATTTTTCAGCCCAGAGGTGGCTGCTTTCATTGTAAAAGGAATCAAACTGTTTCCTTAAAGTACTAAAACATCTTTATAGTGTGCAAGCCCTCATAGACTCAACACAATGGGGAGGGACTTGATCTGAATAGAAAATCTCCATTTCTAACCTCTGATCCTTCCTGAAATTGGCCTAGTCATCTGTAGAAACTATGATCAATGAGACTTCTCGCTCCCCTCGTCTCCCCTCAAAGGCTGCAGccacttttctttttggtcTCCGAGCGTATAAGTACATTAAATGTCTTCTCATGCCCAGCCTGGCTCGGTATTGATTTGGTGATTCTACGGTGGATTTCTGCTGCGTAATGGGGTCTCATCCCGTGATATTCTCTGAGTGGAGCGCAAACATTCCTTAAGGCTTGTGTAATTTCATCACGACTGGCCCAATTCAGGGCTGGCCTGCAGTCAAAGCTATGGATCTACAGCTCATCCTGTCAGGGCTCGCTCCACAAACGCTGCCACTCGTAGCTGTCAGGAAAACAACTGAGACGCATCTTTTCAGAAGCAGGATGCGCTGCTATGTACTGGTCCTCGGCTGTACtgggacaaaaacacaacaaaaactcCCTTCCCTTTGCTTAGAGAACGCTTGTGAGAATTAACATAATAGTTTTCAATAGGCGGTGAAACAAAAACCACATGAATAGTTCTAGATAGCAGCACACAAAAGAGGCATCAGAAGAGCTCTCCTCGGGCAGCGTCCTTCAGTCTCACAAACTTTCTTTCTGCTTCCAAAGCAAATTATTTGTTGCAGCAAATAGCCTGAAGCCTGTGAAGCTTCTTTTTGTTGCTCAACTAGTGTCTGAGCGCTGATAGATCATGTTGGATTGTGCCAGAGGGAAGATGGAGCGGCGTTTTCATTGTGGGgacaataaaagagaagaatgCTACTGCTTATTAATGCAAATTGGTATCAAACTGAAGAAAAGCGTTTAGCCCGCCGCAGCGCAGGACAGTGTACACCACAAGTAAGTCATTCACTCTATGGTAATACGGTTGATGAGTTTGCAGAGCCCGGCCCACATCTTGAAGACTATTATGCCCGAGAAAGGAACATCTTGTTTTTATGATGTCTCGTAATGAATCGATTTGCTGCGAGCGCCCGTGGCTCTCTGCTGAAGGGGATTCTAGTCTGAGCGTGAACCTGACAGGTGGTGTGAGCCGCGTTTTATTGAAAGAGACGGCTCACTGCATAATTTATTCCCTCCATATAATAACACTTACCTCTGACTTAGTTTGATGGTTAAACATGAGGACCGGGCTTCTTTAACAAAggacttttaaatatttgaatgaatATTTTTCTGCATTGTGTCTCTTTGTCCGACAGTTCTTGTAAATGTGCGTCCGTCTGTGTGTGGTTACCAAACACGTCTTTGTGCATGGGTTTGTGTTGTGAGGCATGAAGTCGATGCTACGTTCACTCCCACTCTCTTCTGCCTCTGGAaatgaattcatgttttttcagATCTGCctttaaatgcatgtttaagTTGTTTGTACACGTGAATGAGAAGAAAACATCCACTCAAGGACATCCCAACACGGTGCTCACTGTGAGGTGATTGTGCAATAATACAATTGGCTCTTCCAGCATGTGTTTATGAGGTGCCTGTCTTCCATACCTGTATACGACGCTGTTTGTTTATAGACTTTCACATGACCTTTGTAAAGTTTGCCCCCACAGCCAGAGCTGCCTGTTGAATCCCAGATGAAGCCTGGGTGTGTAGATGTTATGTGCCTGGCATGTAATACACTCTGACTGTgattcctctctttctctcttgttttttattctcctccACGAGCGCGGAAAGGTGAAGCACAGATGGGTCCGCCAACACTTCGCTCTGCATTGCGTGCGATGTTCTCGGCTCTCTGATTTCTCCCCTTGCATTCCAAACTCCTCCTcgtgttttctcctcctcacacGCTCCCTGAACCTCTTCTTcacctcttttcttctctttcttttctttcccgTCTCCTCTGCAGCTGATAAAGAAGTGGAGGACTACTACACTCGTAAGCGCCACCTGCCCGACCTGGCAGCAAGAGGCACGCTACCCTTGCATGTTCTCAAAATCACTCAAGACCAGGTGGGTACCCGAGTGCTCGCTTTAAGAGTGCAGGCATCTAAAAAAGAACTCGTCTTTGAGGCAGAGAGAGTGGTGCCACATTTGAATTTGTGAGAAGCTTTATCTgctccttctcttctctctgcagtggAGGAGCCTTTCAGTCTTCCTCTTGTGAATAAACTCGACTCATTTATAGATGTTCTGATGGCATTATTTCCTGTCTGATATCGCGCCCAATAACTTAATTTGCTGTGGCTGATACCAAGTACCGATCCAATACTGGTGCAAGACCTGATAGTTCAATACTACTCACGCTGCAGTGATGTGATGAGAGCAAAAGGACAACAGAGTTTGTAGGAGCACATACAGGAAAACGGCATCTTATCTCACGTACCTGCTGATGATCTGGACTCTCAGGCGCCAAACGGGTTTCCTTATGATCAGGGTATAGGTGTTAGATCTTATATATGTTTTTCTCCAAACGGTTGGATGTAACAGATGTTTTTCTGCATACAGATGTCAAGAGATGTTGTGAAGTGTTTGAGTGTAATTTGGCGCTCCCGATAACatattttttgggcctttattggagaggacagctgaagagagacaggaaactttgggaggagagagagtgggggaggtCATGCAGCAAAAAGCTGagatcagatttgaacccacggccgctgggacaaggactatagcctctgtacatggggcgagcaACATACCCACTAGGCTAAGTCCTCCAAGGTTGAATTGATCTTTGACCAGAGCACAGACTGGTGACCTCACAGATACCGGTCCAGAGTTAAAGCGGTATTTGAAGCGCTTGAAGAACTGGTCCTCGTAAAAGTAGTGGCGATTTTAGAGCCTGTTTTGACCAGAGTCAAAAATTCACATCGGGTCCCTACAACCAGCGTCGGTCAGCATTATGTTGTAAATAAACTGaacaaaagaaatgcaaaattaactttgaaataaagtttttaatttctaaagGACACTGCAGAGACTATGTTTGTTTTGGTAACACTGCCCAAGACCAAGTGGTCGTGTTACACAGTGTTTATACCGTAACGACTAGCTTATTCAGGATCTTAGCACACGAGTCGACTGTCGGTGTCCCCCCCCTTTAGACCCCCAGCAGTGCTCACTTGACTTGGTCAGCTGCTCTACACGCTAAATTAACTAATACTGAACGTCAAAATCAAACAGCAGAATGCTAACAGAAATTATGTACTCCAGGTGGAACACTAACTAAGGTTTTCACAGGTATTATGCATGTGATGCTAAGCAGTGAtagagtgctgtcagatggggcccacttagggaggtttcctactgtcattgtaaaatttgcacattttgataTACTActctggtttaaagtttgtcagtcGTCAGGACCCCTAGCAGCACCTCTGGGTAACAGAGCGGCTCTAACCTTCTTGTTCTTTTGTCCAGCAGCATCgggaacagcagcagcagctccaaagCCAACCCCCGCCGTCATCCATCTCTCAGGCCCCTCCCACATCACAGTCTTCACAGCAGCAGTCGCAGCAGAGGCAGAGGCCCCGTCGAGTCCAGAGGGCCATGTCCCAGGATCGAGTCCTGTCCCCGCAGAGGGCCCCACAGCAGGACTACAGCACGTCCTCTAACGGGATGTCCCCGTACGGAGGCAGGATCCTCTCAGACGAACAGCTCCTGTCTGCTGAGCGCCTTCGATCCCAGGAGCGTCTGCTTCCACAAGACCGCCACACCTCGCAAGACCGTCTGTACTCCAAGGACCGCATGTACTCCAAGGACCGGCTCCTTTCGCAGGAACACCTGTACTCAAAGGACCGCCACTACTCTCAAGACCGCCTCTATTCACAAGATCGCCTGTACTCACAAGATCGCCTCCTGTCCCAGGATCCTCTGATCTCGCCGGACAAGCTGATGAGGTCGCTGAAGCGCGGCATGGTCAGCAGCATCTCCGGCGGCTTTCGTGGCAGCGACATGTCGATGTCGCGTGCCATCTCGCACACAGACGTGTTCATACCAACCACGCCTCTTATGGATCGCTACAAGATGACCAAAATGCACTCCCATCCCAGTGCCTCCAACAATGCTGGCGGTGGCGGCGGTGGCGGTGGAGGCGGAGGTGGGGcaacaggaggagggggaagcaCGGCGCACACCAACACTTTAGGCATGAACCAGACATCCACTAAGAGGCAGGCGTTTGCCTCCAGACGGACTCATACCGTGGAGCAGCTCCACTACATCCCAcagcaccaccagcagcagcagcagcagcagcagcagcagcagcagcagccgcagccACAGCACTACCGCACAGGCAGCAAGACTGAGGTGACTGTTTAACGACAGGAAGGAACACTGTGTGTGCCGGGGGGGATTGTGGGTACATTGGCCTTCTTTTTAGAGTAGGACGTTGGCAATTCCACTTTCTTTGACTGATTCCAGGACCAAGAACATCTTTAGCTAACTGTGAGAGACCGGACAAAGAGCTACACTGTACAAACACGGGCCCAGCGAGATGTGAAGCCAGAGAGGGTCGATGGCGGGGGAGGCGTGCTACTATCCAGCTAACTTGCCTACTATTATTTCCACTGTCTTGATTATCTGATTCATCTAAGGGCTGCGGCCTCATTCTGTGTATGTTCTAGTGAGAAAACACTGATTGTGTCTGTTCAAGCCTTTTCTCTGCCCCGCCCCCCTTTGTCCAACAAATCTACTCTGTGACCTTTTCTGGCCAATCTTAAAGGGCTTTGCATGGTTAAACACATAGACCGATTCCTCCGTGACTTCTGTTGTGCCACACAACACCACCACAGGTGACGAACAGGATGAGCCTGTAATaactttataaatatataaataaatgaacaacaaaaaaaaacgaccatTTGTACGCCCTGTCCTACTCAGCTCTAGAGAATCTCCATGAGGGGGACTGAAGTGGATGTCATCGGTGCCTCTGGCTGTGGTTCCATTTCTAAAAACGAAGAGGTTTTGTGGGTTACAAAGCACAATCAATAAAAgattcttctgtttgttttctatttggTATCTGAGTTTGAATAGTGACGGCTAGCTTGTTTTGTTCTTAAAGCAATGGCAGGTTATTTTGCTTCCAGTAGACGATTGTAAATAAGCTATTCTAGAAGCAGTATCATGGACAAGTCTGTACTGGATGGACTTTGTATTAGACTGTCTGTTTTCAATagattcttaaaaaaacaaactataaaatcaTCACTGTTTCGTGAGTTCAGAATAGAAACCCACTTAACCAAGTATCTGACTGGATCAATTAATACtctactgtgtgtgtctttgcaaaACATTGTGGGTAGGACGAGAAGTGAATGAATGTGTCGATGCTAACAGATATACCACTGTTCATATTTGGATGTAGACTGTGTTTCCATACAGACATCGGAGGAGGGAACATCGTGGGAGTGGGTTACAATGCTTGTTACAGTTGGGTCAAATAAAACATCCATATTTTTCTAAACATTCATCTTCGTTTTGTGAGACATTTTTGTGTTGTGATTGCTTCAGAGAAAAGATACGCCGCACACTCTGCAGACGACTTTCTGTTCCTCGTCATGAAATATCTCGTTACACTTCTCGTGTCCTCTCGTCACACACGTTAGCCATGTTCACCCGACAAGATCGGAGGAATGCGCGgactgctccgacctccacctcagcggcaaggaagcaTCACTTGTTATGAAATAGCaccatacaaataaagattgactgtTAAACATCATATTTAAGAATAAGGGCTGGATCGCTTTTTATAAGTATAAATATCTTCTGAAGCAGCATGCAAAGTTTATTTACCGTAAAGTGTATAGGATGCACTTTTATCACCTGATATAAATGAGTTCATCTACAAAAGTTGGCTGCATCCTGTATACGAGTCCGACCGATATAACAGTATAAAAGCTGACAAAGGCGCTGTCATTACAGCATGTGCAGCCGCCACCATCACACATCACATTTCTTGGTCAGTGTTCAGCGTTCTGATGCCGGCGTCTCTACTTAGAATGCAATCAGGGAAATATTTCATGACCTAGACacttagaaaaagacaaaatcagGAAGTGCTGAtgtttatttaacctttaaatcAGAGCATGCTCACTTGACCTCCTGCGACATAAAAGCTACAGAAAAATTTACAGTTCAACCAAATGTAGCGGCTCTTGACCTGAACATCTGGAAACACGCTCCCTGGATATTCTCCTCCATCACCTCAACGACTTAAAAGGGACATATCataaaaaatccacttgtacagtgtttttgatcATATATTTGGGTGAGTGTCtcccgacccacaaaatgtgaaataaaccatgctccgtttcaaatttgctctccttgtgatgtcacagtgagattctggtaaaaaaatcccctcctctccccttgtAACTCCACCAGtttagagcaaaacttttgcacaggtccgccatttttattcttgctacagaggagtgatgtctaccgggaaaactcatggggggttcattgcatttaaagagacacacacaccaaaacggagcgttctgagagagctggtttatacagggtcacaaacctcctctggtgcttgattcatgttatattttgaccaaagcacagcacagatgtttcatttagaccacaggggactgtttgaaaaggtggagaagggggataatatgtcttCATCCAGATTTACTCAGTGATGGCTTTGGGTCCAAATGACTCCTGTCTGACTGTCAGGAGAGTTAGGTACACGTCTACTCGCAAACACTTTccaaaaacactcaaaataatCTTTTACTGGAACTCAGTcacattttccagctcctcctgggggactctggactctgtagCCTCACTGGTGAACAAGAACCTGAGAAACTTAAACTCCTTCAATTGGGGCAATCCAAGGACATTTTTTGggactttttacttttattagattggacagctgaagagagacaggacatgttgggaggagagagagtgagggacgacatgcagcaaaggacgAGGTCAGAACGCTGCAGGACCATgtagcctctgtatatgggtcgcacaacataaccgctaggtcGTGGGGTCCCGGAGTATGTCCTTTTAATGCTGTTATTTGAAGGACAGTGAATATGGAAATCCATTCGTTCTACATAACGTCCAATAACTCTGTCTGTGGAGCGAAAAGATTCTCTTTGTTTACGCCCACTGAGGTGTAACAGCCAATGAGATTAAATCTGCATCATGACATGTTTAATTTAATCACCAATCAGTGAGACTGTGAGGGTTTGTTttcacagaggggggggggggggggttcacacTTTATCTGACAGAGTGTCACATTTCTGACTGACAGCCAGGATGTGAGCACTGCTTCAACGTGACACCGTAATGAATGTGGTCGTCTTTAATGCCGGTCAGTGCCGTCTCAGACCTTCTTTAAATTCATGACAATCTGAAGGTGTGAACGGCGTTTCTCACAGCAAACAACGGCGCCTGCGATTGCACTCCTCCACAAACACAccggaggagggggagagaaaaaaagggacaagTAAAACGTGGAATACGTTTAGGTTTCCAATTTACAGGGATCCTGCAGCCCATCAGCATTTAAATGAAAGTAT
The genomic region above belongs to Labrus bergylta chromosome 21, fLabBer1.1, whole genome shotgun sequence and contains:
- the LOC109988614 gene encoding protein shisa-6 isoform X8, yielding MGIRHLLLLLIYLDPLSVLSAATGGKKPKQAARKAPKATAVPTVAPQTTPKPAPVSNHDTCLGYYDVSGQYDKMFECNNTNHRYCCGTCFLRFCCEYKKDRLDQKACTNYKSPDWVQPADPSPIPTGETYDPSMDQTSTAVYITCGIIAFIIVLGVSVKVAYDKATEPPQEMNIHRALADILRQQGPIPISQYDCENFAAMNGSPKDNTPVRTSSKNHYTPVHASKSNHGLHYGKESVRSSGGADLHNFISSGFVTLGRGHPKGEKHWPVRSQSHHADKEVEDYYTRKRHLPDLAARGTLPLHVLKITQDQHREQQQQLQSQPPPSSISQAPPTSQSSQQQSQQRQRPRRVQRAMSQDRVLSPQRAPQQDYSTSSNGMSPYGGRILSDEQLLSAERLRSQERLLPQDRHTSQDRLYSKDRMYSKDRLLSQEHLYSKDRHYSQDRLYSQDRLYSQDRLLSQDPLISPDKLMRSLKRGMVSSISGGFRGSDMSMSRAISHTDVFIPTTPLMDRYKMTKMHSHPSASNNAGGGGGGGGGGGGATGGGGSTAHTNTLGMNQTSTKRQAFASRRTHTVEQLHYIPQHHQQQQQQQQQQQQQPQPQHYRTGSKTEVTV
- the LOC109988614 gene encoding protein shisa-6 isoform X2, with product MGIRHLLLLLIYLDPLSVLSAATGGKKPKQAARKAPKATAVPTVAPQTTPKPAPVSNHDTCLGYYDVSGQYDKMFECNNTNHRYCCGTCFLRFCCEYKKDRLDQKACTNYKSPDWVQPADPSPIPTGETYDPSMDQTSTAVYITCGIIAFIIVLGVSVKVAYDKATEPPQEMNIHRALADILRQQGPIPISQYDCENFAAMNGSPKDNTPVRTSSKNHYTPVHASKSNHGLHYGKESVRSSGGADLHNFISSGFVTLGRGHPKGEKHWPVRSQSHHGTHQHNYNHVALGSPTRTPKHAHRSLRRENNRISGILTSQTEPYDLSFSRSFQSLSHLPPSYEAAVKADLSRFSSLKKLTDKEVEDYYTRKRHLPDLAARGTLPLHVLKITQDQHREQQQQLQSQPPPSSISQAPPTSQSSQQQSQQRQRPRRVQRAMSQDRVLSPQRAPQQDYSTSSNGMSPYGGRILSDEQLLSAERLRSQERLLPQDRHTSQDRLYSKDRMYSKDRLLSQEHLYSKDRHYSQDRLYSQDRLYSQDRLLSQDPLISPDKLMRSLKRGMVSSISGGFRGSDMSMSRAISHTDVFIPTTPLMDRYKMTKMHSHPSASNNAGGGGGGGGGGGGATGGGGSTAHTNTLGMNQTSTKRQAFASRRTHTVEQLHYIPQHHQQQQQQQQQQQQQPQPQHYRTGSKTEVTV
- the LOC109988614 gene encoding protein shisa-6 isoform X3 — encoded protein: MGIRHLLLLLIYLDPLSVLSAATGGKKPKQAARKAPKATAVPTVAPQTTPKPAPVSNHDTCLGYYDVSGQYDKMFECNNTNHRYCCGTCFLRFCCEYKKDRLDQKACTNYKSPDWVQPADPSPIPTGETYDPSMDQTSTAVYITCGIIAFIIVLGVSVKVAYDKATEPPQEMNIHRALADILRQQGPIPISQYDCENFAAMNGSPKDNTPVRTSSKNHYTPVHASKSNHGLHYGKESVRSSGGADLHNFISSGFVTLGRGHPKGTHQHNYNHVALGSPTRTPKHAHRSLRRENNRISGILTSQTEPYDLSFSRSFQSLSHLPPSYEAAVKADLSRFSSLKKLTDKEVEDYYTRKRHLPDLAARGTLPLHVLKITQDQQHREQQQQLQSQPPPSSISQAPPTSQSSQQQSQQRQRPRRVQRAMSQDRVLSPQRAPQQDYSTSSNGMSPYGGRILSDEQLLSAERLRSQERLLPQDRHTSQDRLYSKDRMYSKDRLLSQEHLYSKDRHYSQDRLYSQDRLYSQDRLLSQDPLISPDKLMRSLKRGMVSSISGGFRGSDMSMSRAISHTDVFIPTTPLMDRYKMTKMHSHPSASNNAGGGGGGGGGGGGATGGGGSTAHTNTLGMNQTSTKRQAFASRRTHTVEQLHYIPQHHQQQQQQQQQQQQQPQPQHYRTGSKTEVTV
- the LOC109988614 gene encoding protein shisa-6 isoform X1 → MGIRHLLLLLIYLDPLSVLSAATGGKKPKQAARKAPKATAVPTVAPQTTPKPAPVSNHDTCLGYYDVSGQYDKMFECNNTNHRYCCGTCFLRFCCEYKKDRLDQKACTNYKSPDWVQPADPSPIPTGETYDPSMDQTSTAVYITCGIIAFIIVLGVSVKVAYDKATEPPQEMNIHRALADILRQQGPIPISQYDCENFAAMNGSPKDNTPVRTSSKNHYTPVHASKSNHGLHYGKESVRSSGGADLHNFISSGFVTLGRGHPKGEKHWPVRSQSHHGTHQHNYNHVALGSPTRTPKHAHRSLRRENNRISGILTSQTEPYDLSFSRSFQSLSHLPPSYEAAVKADLSRFSSLKKLTDKEVEDYYTRKRHLPDLAARGTLPLHVLKITQDQQHREQQQQLQSQPPPSSISQAPPTSQSSQQQSQQRQRPRRVQRAMSQDRVLSPQRAPQQDYSTSSNGMSPYGGRILSDEQLLSAERLRSQERLLPQDRHTSQDRLYSKDRMYSKDRLLSQEHLYSKDRHYSQDRLYSQDRLYSQDRLLSQDPLISPDKLMRSLKRGMVSSISGGFRGSDMSMSRAISHTDVFIPTTPLMDRYKMTKMHSHPSASNNAGGGGGGGGGGGGATGGGGSTAHTNTLGMNQTSTKRQAFASRRTHTVEQLHYIPQHHQQQQQQQQQQQQQPQPQHYRTGSKTEVTV
- the LOC109988614 gene encoding protein shisa-6 isoform X5, producing MGIRHLLLLLIYLDPLSVLSAATGGKKPKQAARKAPKATAVPTVAPQTTPKPAPVSNHDTCLGYYDVSGQYDKMFECNNTNHRYCCGTCFLRFCCEYKKDRLDQKACTNYKSPDWVQPADPSPIPTGETYDPSMDQTSTAVYITCGIIAFIIVLGVSVKVAYDKATEPPQEMNIHRALADILRQQGPIPISQYDCENFAAMNGSPKDNTPVRTSSKNHYTPVHASKSNHGLHYGKESVRSSGGADLHNFISSGFVTLGRGHPKGEKHWPVRSQSHHGTHQHNYNHVALGSPTRTPKHAHRSLRRADKEVEDYYTRKRHLPDLAARGTLPLHVLKITQDQHREQQQQLQSQPPPSSISQAPPTSQSSQQQSQQRQRPRRVQRAMSQDRVLSPQRAPQQDYSTSSNGMSPYGGRILSDEQLLSAERLRSQERLLPQDRHTSQDRLYSKDRMYSKDRLLSQEHLYSKDRHYSQDRLYSQDRLYSQDRLLSQDPLISPDKLMRSLKRGMVSSISGGFRGSDMSMSRAISHTDVFIPTTPLMDRYKMTKMHSHPSASNNAGGGGGGGGGGGGATGGGGSTAHTNTLGMNQTSTKRQAFASRRTHTVEQLHYIPQHHQQQQQQQQQQQQQPQPQHYRTGSKTEVTV
- the LOC109988614 gene encoding protein shisa-6 isoform X10 — encoded protein: MGIRHLLLLLIYLDPLSVLSAATGGKKPKQAARKAPKATAVPTVAPQTTPKPAPVSNHDTCLGYYDVSGQYDKMFECNNTNHRYCCGTCFLRFCCEYKKDRLDQKACTNYKSPDWVQPADPSPIPTGETYDPSMDQTSTAVYITCGIIAFIIVLGVSVKVAYDKATEPPQEMNIHRALADILRQQGPIPISQYDCENFAAMNGSPKDNTPVRTSSKNHYTPVHASKSNHGLHYGKESVRSSGGADLHNFISSGFVTLGRGHPKADKEVEDYYTRKRHLPDLAARGTLPLHVLKITQDQHREQQQQLQSQPPPSSISQAPPTSQSSQQQSQQRQRPRRVQRAMSQDRVLSPQRAPQQDYSTSSNGMSPYGGRILSDEQLLSAERLRSQERLLPQDRHTSQDRLYSKDRMYSKDRLLSQEHLYSKDRHYSQDRLYSQDRLYSQDRLLSQDPLISPDKLMRSLKRGMVSSISGGFRGSDMSMSRAISHTDVFIPTTPLMDRYKMTKMHSHPSASNNAGGGGGGGGGGGGATGGGGSTAHTNTLGMNQTSTKRQAFASRRTHTVEQLHYIPQHHQQQQQQQQQQQQQPQPQHYRTGSKTEVTV